Proteins from one Chitinophaga oryzae genomic window:
- a CDS encoding type I polyketide synthase codes for MEHTTLVDLISRFPIGKANEKVLVFLDHNGHESEVFTYRTLKQQCTTIAENLHAHLSSGEMVLLCTTEQSDFTTAFFGCMMAGIIPAPMPPVRNNKDKNGLERIVRILQQQHILTIVLPEEQVSLFREALQAANLSQVRLIPVERLRHPGITAVALPEINETDIAYIQYTSGSTGTPKGVLIKHQQAMSNLAFMYRVFQRSESVRVAGWLPFHHDMGLIGHLLTVLFEHGFGVFISPQSFMSTPALWLKIIGQYQANAAAAPPFAFDHCCNKIHSAKGLQLSSWKYAYVGAETISPEVLQRFAVKFASAGFNLHTFKPVYGLAEATLLAAGGGKGLDELLTLAHKRETGKSHRQLLPYYTDPEVQIFIQQPETGNRLRDGEEGDIYILGAGNASGYLEDKGIQPIPEGAPIKTGDTGYLEEGRLYITGRSKDIIIVRGVNYSADDLENTIRYHQPDIRTNDRTVCISHIAASEQLFVFQEIHRHTDSATRERICNSIKGSLAEGYGITPDQIILVPSGCIPRTTSYKVSRKSCLERYLQGKLPVMNADSTSIMPEDDAVVIVAMACRFPGADSPEAFWKLLQQGGDAISTVPSSRWDNDVFYDERPAMPGKVNTRWGGFVAGIDQFDPALFGISPHEAPEIDPQQRMLLETSWRLLENAGWKKEQLAGTDTGVFLGVSTNDYLYMKIKLIPGMESFNAYSGLGNANSLTANRISYTYDLKGPSMAIDTACSSSLTAFHLAVKAIRNGECTQAMAGGVNALLSPGPTITLSQFGMMSPAGRCKTFDASADGYVRAEGCGMVMLKRRSAALRDGDPILATVLASAAGQDGKSNGITSPDGPAQYRLISRTLTEAGISPETISFVEAHGTGTSLGDPIELEQLVKIYGQGTAGDCHVGAVKANIGHLEAGAGIAGLIKAVLMLQHGQIPPQPHLQELNPRIHLEGSRLKIPVTLRPWAANGPRRAAVSSFGFGGALAHAILEEAKPAVVPLPSGYTLFTQTPFLFSAHAPEGLLQQADNWIDFLSKDPAISIHDLCYTQAITRTDLRYRQAFLTDSKTVLLQKLKAFREGVIQPTDPLADGQRCFVFSGQGDQYKSMGRELYFHFPAFRRAFDRCAAVADDPETGYSLVGMINGKEEGTFLLGHDYQPVLFAVQYSLGILLEESGCVPQLLLGHSIGEYAAACLAGCFDPETGIAMLKKRAALLTALPREGSMLTVFADKETVAAAIADIPELCIAALNSPAKTVVSGSPEAINTATTFFSSQKVGIYSLKVSQAFHSHYMDPILGPYREFLQQFTFRAPSRRWISSLHGAEMTMAPDADYWIKQTRQPVNFQQAVTLLTSEKIREFVEIGPGGNTLLAVSETIDCSNTQLLRTLNFRKGDRTEAYFLLEALGRMYCAGANIHWEQVLKGNAFPSMIPGQAFQHKRYWLPGLSPEQLTAFADHAQHIRSDEKTLRDCFYHIRWNPAETIATAIPEDTLRQKINWIIAAPAGVVTEQLLQRLKAMQKSVYWFCTGGDVSTGKYRPDYQFTVQSTKADYRRALDKVVNLQRKENEREWKIIYGDGSVSNYQGGTPDHRISDSISTLIPFLQAVKESALVMPLWLLTRHAQPVPAVSKELQLSASPLWGFGKTLFLEHPEWRGGMIDITGAEDVPALLYKILQPGKEHCIVLRQGQQYITQLEPVREMPAAAATLRSDGAYIITGGFGGLGLACASWLAGKGVKHLVLLGRREMPPVDRWSSIADTHPEYAIVQQLLGLQREGVLVEIYRIDVRDSTSLSGVFAQLDEQGIPIRGVLHAAGVNWFSKVMELDSRKLADTLQIKTDASWQLHELTKNRDLDCFLLFSSVSALWGSVDLSHYTAANYYMDMLSVYRAGMGLPATCIDWGPWAEAGMSAGEQETHVLQQLGFRLLAPSRALTSMETAIAKKEPLLLIADIDWDKFRLFTDFSLQPSLFSQVVKSNTASSPAAGNLDHILSSAPAAARAQIEEVVRTELRMVMLIESMDTIDARQRFNFLGMDSLMAISFVARLEQYFHCKLPATMAYNYPTIEAVSDFIFSLVYKEQNITVPEPETAPAPAIPAVHAFVVLQKKQHPVKQRLYCFPYAGSGASVYGRWAEAFGSQVEVIAVQPRGREERSHEPAFRELPALIADLLQDYTDPQEEFFLFGHSMGALMAYEFYAALKKAGRKLPAGLILSGCGAPLEAGSGTLHQLGEEAFIEEVIRSYGDPGIAAERRQALQHSSELLRADLQALECYQPQGTAISVPLTVVSGQEDQLAPPQAVRRWMELATNNFSIRFLKGGHDLVQQRSQDLIQIISSAIK; via the coding sequence ATGGAGCATACCACTCTCGTCGATCTTATCTCCAGGTTCCCTATCGGCAAAGCGAATGAAAAGGTGCTCGTTTTCCTGGATCACAACGGTCATGAGTCAGAGGTTTTCACCTACCGTACCCTGAAACAGCAATGTACTACGATCGCTGAAAACCTGCACGCACATTTGTCTTCCGGAGAAATGGTATTATTGTGCACAACGGAACAATCAGATTTCACCACCGCCTTCTTTGGTTGCATGATGGCAGGTATTATCCCCGCCCCCATGCCTCCGGTGCGTAATAACAAGGATAAAAACGGACTGGAACGCATTGTCCGCATACTGCAGCAACAGCATATACTTACTATTGTCCTGCCGGAAGAGCAGGTATCCTTATTCCGGGAAGCCTTGCAGGCGGCCAATCTTTCGCAGGTGCGACTGATACCTGTAGAGCGGCTCCGGCATCCGGGTATTACCGCCGTGGCGCTGCCCGAAATCAATGAAACAGATATTGCCTATATACAGTATACCTCCGGATCTACCGGTACGCCGAAAGGGGTGCTGATAAAACATCAGCAAGCCATGAGTAACCTCGCCTTCATGTACCGGGTCTTTCAACGCAGCGAATCTGTAAGAGTAGCCGGCTGGCTGCCCTTCCATCACGATATGGGACTGATCGGACATCTGCTCACCGTCCTCTTTGAGCATGGTTTCGGCGTTTTCATCAGCCCACAATCCTTTATGTCCACTCCCGCCCTCTGGCTGAAAATCATCGGTCAGTACCAGGCCAATGCAGCTGCGGCGCCACCTTTCGCATTTGACCACTGCTGTAATAAAATCCACAGTGCAAAAGGATTGCAACTTTCTTCCTGGAAATACGCCTATGTAGGCGCTGAAACGATCTCCCCTGAAGTATTGCAGCGATTCGCTGTCAAATTCGCTTCTGCCGGATTTAACCTGCATACCTTCAAACCGGTATACGGATTGGCAGAGGCTACCCTCCTCGCAGCAGGCGGCGGAAAAGGACTGGACGAACTACTAACGCTGGCACACAAACGCGAAACGGGAAAAAGCCACCGTCAGCTACTCCCCTACTATACAGATCCTGAAGTTCAAATTTTCATTCAACAACCTGAAACCGGCAACCGGCTCCGGGATGGAGAAGAAGGAGACATATATATTCTGGGCGCAGGCAATGCCAGCGGATACCTGGAAGATAAAGGCATACAGCCCATTCCGGAGGGGGCCCCCATCAAAACCGGCGATACCGGTTACCTGGAAGAGGGCCGTCTTTACATTACCGGCAGGTCCAAAGATATCATCATTGTACGGGGGGTAAACTATTCTGCCGATGATCTGGAAAATACCATCCGTTATCATCAGCCGGATATCCGGACAAACGACAGAACGGTCTGCATTTCCCACATCGCTGCCAGCGAACAATTATTCGTATTCCAGGAAATACACCGGCATACGGACAGTGCCACCCGGGAACGTATTTGTAACAGTATTAAGGGAAGCCTGGCGGAAGGTTATGGCATCACACCGGATCAAATCATCCTTGTTCCTTCCGGTTGCATTCCCAGGACCACCAGTTATAAGGTATCCCGGAAATCCTGCCTGGAACGCTATTTACAAGGAAAGTTGCCGGTCATGAATGCAGACAGCACTTCCATTATGCCGGAAGATGATGCTGTGGTAATTGTGGCCATGGCCTGTCGTTTTCCGGGCGCTGACTCTCCGGAGGCCTTCTGGAAACTGTTACAGCAAGGCGGTGACGCTATTTCAACAGTACCTTCTTCCCGCTGGGACAACGATGTGTTCTATGATGAAAGACCGGCCATGCCGGGCAAGGTAAATACCCGCTGGGGCGGGTTTGTGGCCGGTATCGATCAGTTTGATCCTGCGTTATTCGGCATCTCACCGCATGAAGCGCCGGAAATAGATCCGCAGCAACGTATGTTGCTGGAAACCTCCTGGCGCCTGCTGGAGAATGCCGGCTGGAAAAAAGAGCAGCTGGCAGGTACGGATACCGGCGTTTTCCTGGGCGTATCTACTAACGATTACCTGTATATGAAAATAAAACTCATCCCGGGAATGGAAAGCTTCAATGCCTACTCCGGGTTGGGAAATGCGAATAGTCTTACTGCCAACAGAATTTCCTATACTTACGATTTGAAAGGCCCCAGCATGGCGATAGATACTGCCTGCTCCTCTTCTCTTACGGCCTTTCACCTGGCGGTAAAAGCCATTCGTAACGGGGAATGCACCCAGGCGATGGCAGGTGGCGTAAATGCGTTGTTATCGCCCGGCCCTACCATAACCTTATCACAGTTCGGCATGATGTCGCCGGCAGGCAGATGTAAAACATTTGATGCCAGCGCAGACGGATATGTACGTGCAGAGGGTTGCGGCATGGTAATGCTCAAACGCAGGTCCGCCGCGTTGCGCGATGGAGATCCGATACTGGCCACCGTACTTGCCAGCGCTGCCGGACAGGATGGTAAAAGTAATGGCATCACTTCTCCTGACGGCCCTGCCCAATACCGCCTGATCTCACGGACGCTCACAGAAGCCGGCATCTCCCCGGAAACAATTTCTTTTGTGGAAGCTCACGGGACAGGTACCTCCCTGGGAGATCCCATCGAACTGGAACAACTGGTAAAAATATATGGCCAGGGAACAGCGGGCGACTGCCATGTAGGCGCGGTAAAAGCGAATATCGGGCACCTGGAAGCCGGCGCCGGTATTGCGGGTTTGATAAAGGCGGTGTTAATGCTGCAACATGGTCAGATTCCTCCACAGCCGCATCTGCAGGAATTAAATCCACGTATACACCTGGAAGGCAGCCGGCTGAAAATCCCTGTCACCCTGCGCCCGTGGGCAGCGAACGGCCCGCGGAGAGCTGCTGTCAGCTCCTTTGGCTTTGGCGGCGCGCTGGCACATGCCATATTGGAAGAGGCAAAGCCGGCAGTTGTTCCCCTGCCTTCCGGCTATACGCTGTTTACACAAACGCCATTCCTGTTCTCTGCACATGCGCCGGAAGGCTTGCTGCAACAAGCGGACAACTGGATTGATTTTCTTTCAAAAGATCCCGCTATCAGTATTCACGATTTATGCTATACACAGGCAATAACGCGAACGGATTTACGATACAGGCAGGCATTTCTCACAGATAGTAAAACAGTACTGCTACAAAAGCTGAAAGCCTTCAGGGAAGGGGTTATTCAGCCCACCGACCCCCTCGCCGACGGACAGCGCTGCTTCGTTTTCTCCGGGCAGGGCGATCAATACAAGAGTATGGGCAGGGAGCTGTATTTCCATTTTCCTGCATTCCGCCGTGCCTTTGATCGCTGTGCTGCCGTCGCAGATGATCCTGAAACAGGATATTCACTGGTAGGTATGATCAACGGAAAAGAAGAAGGCACCTTCCTTTTAGGACATGATTACCAGCCCGTGCTTTTTGCGGTACAGTATTCCCTGGGCATATTGCTGGAGGAAAGTGGCTGTGTTCCGCAACTATTGCTGGGCCATAGCATTGGCGAATACGCGGCAGCCTGCCTGGCGGGATGTTTCGATCCGGAAACCGGTATTGCCATGCTGAAAAAAAGAGCCGCATTGCTGACAGCACTCCCCCGTGAAGGCAGTATGCTGACGGTTTTTGCCGATAAAGAAACTGTAGCGGCAGCCATCGCGGATATCCCGGAACTCTGTATTGCAGCGTTGAATAGTCCTGCTAAAACAGTAGTGTCCGGCAGTCCGGAGGCAATTAACACCGCCACTACTTTCTTCAGCAGCCAGAAAGTGGGCATTTACTCATTGAAAGTTTCGCAGGCTTTCCATAGCCACTACATGGACCCTATCCTGGGGCCCTACCGGGAGTTCCTGCAACAGTTCACTTTCCGTGCGCCATCCAGAAGATGGATTTCCTCTTTACATGGCGCTGAAATGACCATGGCGCCAGATGCCGATTACTGGATAAAGCAAACCAGGCAACCCGTGAACTTCCAGCAGGCAGTTACCCTGCTGACATCGGAAAAAATACGCGAATTCGTGGAAATAGGGCCTGGTGGCAATACGCTGCTGGCCGTCAGTGAAACAATTGATTGCAGTAACACACAGCTTCTGCGTACGCTCAATTTCCGCAAGGGCGACAGAACAGAAGCCTATTTTCTGCTGGAAGCATTGGGCCGCATGTACTGTGCCGGTGCAAATATCCACTGGGAGCAGGTGTTAAAAGGCAATGCCTTCCCTTCCATGATTCCTGGTCAGGCCTTCCAGCATAAACGCTACTGGTTGCCGGGACTGAGTCCTGAACAACTGACGGCATTTGCAGATCATGCCCAGCATATCCGCAGCGACGAAAAAACATTGCGCGATTGTTTTTATCACATTCGCTGGAATCCTGCTGAAACAATAGCCACAGCTATTCCGGAAGATACCTTGCGCCAAAAAATCAACTGGATCATTGCAGCGCCGGCAGGCGTGGTGACAGAGCAACTATTACAGCGATTAAAAGCGATGCAGAAAAGTGTATACTGGTTCTGTACCGGCGGTGACGTATCCACTGGAAAATACCGCCCCGATTACCAGTTTACGGTTCAATCCACGAAAGCAGATTATCGCCGGGCACTGGATAAGGTGGTAAATCTGCAGCGAAAGGAAAATGAGCGGGAGTGGAAAATTATTTATGGAGATGGCAGCGTGTCAAACTACCAGGGGGGCACGCCTGATCACCGTATATCCGATAGCATCAGCACCCTCATCCCCTTCCTTCAGGCTGTCAAAGAGAGCGCTTTGGTAATGCCGCTATGGCTGCTCACACGCCATGCGCAGCCCGTACCTGCGGTCAGTAAAGAACTGCAATTATCCGCTTCCCCTCTTTGGGGGTTTGGCAAAACCTTATTCCTGGAACATCCGGAATGGAGAGGCGGTATGATAGATATCACCGGCGCGGAAGATGTGCCGGCATTATTGTATAAAATACTGCAACCAGGCAAGGAGCACTGCATTGTATTGCGACAAGGGCAACAGTATATCACACAATTGGAGCCCGTTCGGGAGATGCCCGCAGCCGCTGCTACCCTTCGCAGCGATGGCGCTTATATCATTACCGGCGGCTTCGGTGGCCTGGGCCTGGCCTGCGCTTCCTGGCTGGCAGGCAAAGGCGTGAAACACCTGGTGTTGCTGGGCCGCAGGGAAATGCCGCCAGTGGATAGGTGGAGCAGTATTGCGGACACGCACCCGGAATATGCAATCGTACAACAGTTGCTGGGTTTACAACGGGAAGGAGTACTCGTAGAAATATATCGTATAGACGTAAGAGATAGCACCAGCCTCTCCGGGGTATTTGCGCAGCTGGATGAGCAGGGAATACCGATACGTGGCGTGTTACATGCAGCGGGTGTCAATTGGTTTTCCAAAGTAATGGAGCTGGACAGCCGCAAACTGGCCGATACCCTGCAAATCAAGACAGATGCCTCCTGGCAGCTGCATGAGCTAACCAAAAACCGGGACCTGGATTGCTTTTTGCTCTTCTCTTCAGTGTCTGCACTGTGGGGCTCTGTCGACCTGAGTCATTATACAGCAGCTAACTATTATATGGATATGCTCAGCGTATACCGGGCAGGAATGGGGCTTCCTGCTACTTGTATCGACTGGGGCCCATGGGCGGAAGCAGGCATGAGTGCCGGCGAACAGGAAACTCATGTATTGCAACAGCTGGGCTTCCGGCTCCTGGCCCCGTCGAGGGCATTGACCAGCATGGAGACAGCCATCGCGAAAAAAGAACCGCTGTTACTCATCGCAGACATTGACTGGGACAAATTCCGGCTGTTTACAGACTTCTCTTTACAGCCTTCGTTATTCAGCCAGGTGGTAAAAAGCAATACCGCCAGCTCACCTGCGGCCGGCAACCTGGATCATATCCTTAGCAGTGCCCCCGCAGCTGCCAGAGCACAGATAGAAGAGGTTGTCAGAACAGAACTGAGAATGGTGATGCTGATAGAATCGATGGATACCATTGATGCCCGCCAGCGCTTCAATTTCCTCGGGATGGATTCTCTCATGGCCATTTCCTTTGTAGCGCGGCTGGAGCAGTACTTCCACTGCAAGCTGCCCGCCACCATGGCATATAACTATCCCACCATTGAGGCGGTGAGCGATTTTATTTTCTCACTGGTATATAAAGAGCAAAATATCACCGTACCGGAACCAGAAACGGCGCCAGCGCCGGCAATACCTGCAGTGCATGCCTTTGTAGTATTGCAGAAAAAGCAGCACCCGGTCAAACAGCGTTTATACTGTTTTCCGTATGCCGGTTCAGGCGCATCCGTCTATGGACGATGGGCCGAAGCATTTGGGTCCCAGGTGGAAGTAATTGCCGTGCAGCCACGGGGGCGGGAAGAGCGCAGCCATGAACCCGCATTCAGGGAATTACCTGCACTCATTGCAGATTTGCTGCAGGACTATACAGATCCGCAGGAAGAGTTCTTCCTTTTCGGCCATAGCATGGGCGCATTGATGGCCTATGAATTTTATGCCGCCTTAAAAAAGGCCGGCAGGAAATTGCCTGCAGGATTGATATTATCCGGATGTGGTGCACCATTGGAGGCCGGCAGCGGCACCTTGCATCAATTAGGCGAAGAAGCCTTCATTGAGGAAGTAATAAGAAGCTATGGAGATCCCGGTATTGCGGCAGAAAGAAGACAGGCATTGCAGCATAGCAGTGAATTGTTGCGGGCAGATTTACAGGCACTCGAATGCTATCAGCCACAGGGTACCGCCATCAGCGTTCCCCTAACAGTGGTCAGCGGCCAGGAGGACCAGCTGGCGCCTCCGCAAGCCGTACGCCGCTGGATGGAACTGGCCACCAACAATTTTTCCATCCGCTTCCTGAAAGGGGGCCACGACCTGGTACAACAAAGAAGTCAGGACCTCATTCAAATCATTTCTTCAGCCATCAAGTAA